The following proteins are co-located in the Spinactinospora alkalitolerans genome:
- a CDS encoding cell wall anchor protein — MTAGQMWVLIGLGIFHGVNPGMGWLVAVSRGLQERSRAAVLRSLPAIAGGHAASIAVVAVLITATGSAAASRWFSVAGGAVVVAAGLCLLVARRHSHRDGVRLSLWQLSAWSFLMSSLHGAGLMLLPVLAGQLAEGPGAGAGRAGHGGHAHGAPPPSAGDGAGSGPGHADALRWDLFDATLLGLAATAVHTVAMFVAAGVVALVVHDFLGVHALRARWVTMDRVWAVALIGGGVFVLLTA, encoded by the coding sequence ATGACCGCGGGCCAGATGTGGGTTCTGATCGGGTTGGGGATCTTCCACGGGGTCAATCCCGGGATGGGCTGGCTGGTGGCCGTCTCTCGCGGGCTGCAGGAGCGCAGCCGCGCCGCGGTGCTGCGGTCGCTGCCGGCCATCGCCGGCGGGCACGCGGCCTCCATCGCGGTGGTCGCGGTGCTCATCACCGCGACCGGTTCGGCGGCGGCCTCGCGGTGGTTCTCGGTCGCCGGCGGGGCCGTCGTGGTGGCGGCGGGCCTGTGCCTGCTCGTGGCCCGCCGGCACTCCCACCGGGACGGCGTGCGGCTGTCGCTGTGGCAGTTGTCCGCCTGGTCGTTCCTGATGTCCTCGCTGCACGGGGCCGGCCTGATGCTGCTCCCGGTGCTCGCGGGGCAACTGGCCGAGGGCCCCGGCGCCGGCGCGGGGCGGGCCGGTCACGGCGGCCACGCCCACGGGGCGCCGCCGCCCTCGGCCGGAGACGGCGCGGGATCGGGCCCCGGGCACGCGGATGCGCTCCGCTGGGACCTCTTCGACGCGACTCTCCTGGGCCTGGCGGCCACGGCCGTGCACACGGTCGCGATGTTCGTCGCCGCCGGGGTCGTGGCGCTGGTCGTGCACGACTTCCTCGGCGTGCACGCGCTGCGGGCGCGCTGGGTCACCATGGACCGCGTCTGGGCGGTCGCCCTGATCGGGGGCGGCGTGTTCGTCCTGCTCACGGCGTGA
- a CDS encoding flavin reductase family protein: MTGSPAGRTGGADEAPGREPAADSAARTASRLPRDGAVPADLFRRALGSHAAGVVVVTAHPAAGPVGMTATSFTSVSLDPPLVSFYVNAGSGSWPGIRDAGAFAVNILDERQHDTAARFAAKGTDRFAPPTRWSHGPEGLPLLHGAVGHVLCLRHDLLAVGDHWLVVGRVADASVSEDGRPLLYHRSRYGRFDA; the protein is encoded by the coding sequence ATGACGGGATCGCCGGCAGGCAGGACCGGCGGAGCCGACGAGGCCCCCGGGCGGGAGCCCGCGGCGGACTCCGCCGCGCGGACCGCCTCCCGGCTGCCCCGTGACGGCGCCGTCCCGGCCGACCTGTTCCGCAGGGCCCTCGGTTCGCACGCCGCCGGCGTGGTGGTCGTCACCGCCCACCCGGCCGCCGGCCCGGTGGGCATGACGGCGACGTCCTTCACCAGCGTCAGCCTCGACCCGCCCCTGGTCTCCTTCTACGTCAACGCCGGATCCGGGTCGTGGCCGGGCATCCGCGACGCCGGCGCCTTCGCCGTCAACATCCTGGACGAGCGCCAGCACGACACCGCAGCCCGCTTCGCGGCCAAGGGGACCGACCGGTTCGCCCCGCCGACGCGCTGGAGCCACGGCCCCGAGGGCCTCCCGCTGCTTCACGGCGCCGTCGGCCACGTGCTGTGCCTGCGCCACGACCTGCTCGCCGTGGGCGACCACTGGCTCGTGGTCGGACGGGTGGCCGACGCCTCCGTCAGCGAGGACGGCCGGCCGCTGCTCTACCACCGCAGCCGCTACGGCCGCTTCGACGCCTGA
- a CDS encoding dodecin — protein MTNHTYRVTEIVGTSPEGVEQAIRNGVSRASSTLRELDWFEVTEVRGHIENGEIGHFQVGLKVGFRLEE, from the coding sequence ATGACCAACCACACCTACCGCGTCACCGAGATCGTCGGCACCTCGCCGGAGGGCGTCGAGCAGGCGATCCGCAACGGGGTCAGCCGGGCCTCGTCGACCCTGCGCGAACTCGACTGGTTCGAGGTCACCGAGGTGCGCGGCCACATCGAGAACGGCGAGATCGGGCATTTCCAGGTGGGGCTGAAGGTGGGGTTCCGGCTGGAGGAGTAG
- the gdhA gene encoding NADP-specific glutamate dehydrogenase — MSPVLDEKVEPLYAEILRRNPGEQEFHQAVREVLESLGPVLAKRPELVDAKLIERICEPERQIIFRVPWTDDSGEVHVNRGFRVEFNSALGPYKGGLRFHPSVNLGIVKFLGFEQIFKNALTGMPIGGGKGGSDFDPKGCSDGEVMRFCQSFMTELYRHLGEYTDVPAGDIGVGGREIGYLFGQYKRITNRYESGVLTGKGLNWGGAQVRTEATGYGSVLFTAEMLRTRGEDLDGQRVVVSGSGNVAIYSIEKARQLGATVIACSDSGGYVVDEAGIDLDLLKQIKEVERARISDYAERRGGGAHYIGGGSVWDVPCDVALPSATQNELTGADAKTLIRNGVKAVSEGANMPTTPEGVRILQEAGVAFGPGKAANAGGVATSALEMQQNASRDSWSFGYTEERLSEIMRHIHDSCYEMAERYDRPGNYVVGANIAGFDLVAQAMLAQGVI; from the coding sequence ATGTCACCAGTCCTGGACGAGAAGGTCGAACCGCTCTACGCCGAGATCCTGCGGCGCAACCCCGGCGAGCAGGAGTTCCACCAGGCGGTGCGCGAGGTGCTGGAGAGCCTGGGTCCCGTGCTGGCCAAGCGGCCCGAGCTCGTGGACGCCAAGCTCATCGAGCGGATCTGCGAGCCCGAACGCCAGATCATCTTCCGTGTCCCGTGGACAGACGACTCCGGCGAGGTGCACGTCAACCGCGGTTTCCGGGTGGAGTTCAACAGCGCGCTCGGCCCCTACAAGGGCGGTCTGCGGTTCCACCCCTCGGTCAACCTCGGCATCGTCAAGTTCCTCGGGTTCGAGCAGATCTTCAAGAACGCGCTCACCGGCATGCCGATCGGCGGCGGCAAGGGCGGCAGCGACTTCGACCCCAAGGGGTGCTCCGACGGCGAGGTCATGCGCTTCTGCCAGTCCTTCATGACCGAGCTCTACCGGCACCTGGGCGAGTACACCGACGTCCCGGCCGGGGACATCGGCGTGGGCGGCCGGGAGATCGGCTACCTGTTCGGCCAGTACAAGCGCATCACCAACCGCTACGAGTCCGGCGTCCTGACCGGCAAGGGCCTGAACTGGGGCGGCGCCCAGGTGCGCACCGAGGCCACCGGCTACGGCAGCGTGCTGTTCACCGCCGAGATGCTGCGCACCCGCGGCGAGGACCTGGACGGTCAGCGCGTCGTCGTCTCCGGCTCCGGCAACGTCGCGATCTACTCGATCGAGAAGGCCCGGCAGCTCGGCGCGACCGTCATCGCCTGCTCGGACTCCGGCGGCTACGTCGTGGACGAGGCCGGCATCGACCTCGACCTGCTCAAGCAGATCAAGGAGGTCGAGCGCGCCAGGATCTCCGACTACGCCGAGCGCAGGGGCGGCGGCGCGCACTACATCGGCGGCGGCAGCGTCTGGGACGTCCCGTGCGACGTCGCGCTGCCCTCGGCGACCCAGAACGAGCTGACCGGGGCCGACGCCAAGACGCTGATCCGCAACGGGGTCAAGGCCGTCTCCGAGGGCGCGAACATGCCCACGACCCCCGAGGGCGTGCGCATCCTCCAGGAGGCGGGCGTGGCGTTCGGCCCCGGCAAGGCCGCCAACGCCGGCGGCGTGGCCACCAGCGCGCTGGAGATGCAGCAGAACGCGTCGCGCGACTCGTGGTCCTTCGGCTACACCGAGGAGCGGCTGAGCGAGATCATGCGCCACATCCACGACTCCTGCTACGAGATGGCGGAGCGCTACGACCGGCCGGGCAACTACGTGGTGGGCGCCAACATCGCCGGCTTCGACCTGGTGGCCCAGGCGATGCTGGCCCAGGGCGTCATCTGA
- a CDS encoding metallopeptidase TldD-related protein produces the protein MNEPLSPQATVERVLELSRADACMVLVTETGTANLRWAGNTLTTNGVSRNRGVTVIALTGGAGPAAGAGMSAGVVSRTGLRDDELEDLVRAAEAAGRAAAPAEEARPLLGPEAAHPPAADWDAPSADTGIGVFERFAPGLGRAFGRCAESATRLYGYAEHTMTSTFFGSSTGVRLRHDQPTGTVELNAKSAGTGHSAWVGRATRDFTDVDAEALEAELARRMQWARRRVELPAGRYETLLPPEAAADLMIALYREAGARDAHEGRTALSAPDGGTRVGERLSPLPLTLRSDPAEPGLECAPFVLTGAPGRRITAFDNGLPLGRSAWIDGGTLSALCQTRRSAELTGLPLTAHTDNLVLEQPGRTATQEEMVAGTERGLLLTCLWYIRSVDPQTMLLTGLTRDGVYLVEDGEVTGAVNNFRFNESPVSLLGRVTEVGAAVPALSREFNEDFSRTAMPTMRIPDFNMSTVSKAS, from the coding sequence GTGAACGAGCCCCTGTCCCCCCAGGCCACGGTCGAGCGCGTGCTGGAACTGTCGCGCGCCGACGCCTGCATGGTGCTGGTGACCGAGACCGGCACGGCCAATCTCAGGTGGGCCGGGAACACGCTGACCACCAACGGGGTCAGCCGGAACCGCGGCGTCACGGTGATCGCCCTGACCGGCGGCGCCGGTCCGGCCGCCGGCGCGGGCATGTCTGCGGGCGTCGTCAGCCGCACCGGCCTGCGCGACGACGAGCTGGAGGACCTCGTGCGCGCGGCGGAGGCGGCCGGCCGCGCCGCCGCGCCGGCCGAGGAGGCCCGGCCGCTGCTCGGCCCGGAGGCGGCGCACCCTCCGGCGGCCGACTGGGACGCGCCGTCGGCCGACACCGGGATCGGGGTGTTCGAGCGGTTCGCGCCGGGGCTGGGGCGGGCGTTCGGCCGGTGCGCCGAGTCCGCGACCCGGCTCTACGGCTATGCCGAGCACACGATGACCTCCACCTTCTTCGGCTCCTCCACCGGAGTGCGGCTGCGGCACGACCAGCCGACGGGGACGGTGGAGCTCAACGCGAAGTCGGCCGGAACCGGCCACTCGGCCTGGGTGGGCCGGGCCACCCGGGACTTCACCGACGTCGACGCCGAGGCGCTGGAGGCCGAACTGGCCCGCCGGATGCAGTGGGCGCGGCGGCGGGTGGAGCTGCCGGCGGGCCGCTACGAGACGCTGCTGCCGCCCGAGGCGGCCGCCGACCTGATGATCGCCCTCTACCGGGAGGCCGGAGCCAGGGACGCCCACGAGGGGCGCACGGCGCTCTCCGCACCGGACGGCGGTACCCGGGTCGGCGAGCGGCTGTCACCGCTGCCGCTGACGCTGCGCAGCGATCCGGCCGAGCCCGGCCTGGAGTGCGCCCCGTTCGTGCTCACCGGTGCGCCGGGGCGCCGGATCACGGCGTTCGACAACGGGCTGCCGCTGGGGCGCTCGGCCTGGATCGACGGCGGCACGCTGTCCGCGCTGTGCCAGACCCGCCGATCGGCGGAGCTGACCGGGCTCCCGCTGACCGCCCACACCGACAACCTCGTCCTGGAGCAGCCCGGCCGGACCGCGACGCAGGAGGAGATGGTGGCGGGGACCGAACGCGGCCTGCTGCTGACCTGCCTGTGGTACATCCGCTCGGTGGACCCGCAGACGATGCTGCTGACCGGCCTGACCCGCGACGGGGTGTACCTGGTGGAGGACGGCGAGGTCACGGGCGCGGTGAACAACTTCCGGTTCAACGAGTCCCCGGTGAGCCTGCTGGGCCGGGTCACCGAGGTGGGGGCCGCCGTCCCGGCCCTGTCCCGCGAGTTCAACGAGGACTTCTCCCGCACGGCCATGCCGACCATGCGGATCCCGGACTTCAACATGTCCACGGTGAGCAAGGCGTCCTGA
- a CDS encoding TldD/PmbA family protein, which produces MRDIDHEFLALPLRPLADAALQRARDLGADHADFRLERIRGQGLILADGAVETAADSDTLGFAVRVIHNGTWGFASSTLLTPDSAAATAARAVEVAKVASAINTERIELAPEPAHTDVTWVSSYEIDPFEVATRDKTDLLADWSRRLLADARVSHVDARLLQAKEQKFYADTAGTVTTQQRVRLAPEVEVVSTRDGRLDSMETISPPAGRGYEYLPTVAAELDELPELLAQKLAAPSVDPGRYDLVIDPSNLWLTIHESIGHATELDRALGYEAAYAGTSFATVDGLGSLRYGSPIMNVTGDRTVEHGLASIGYDDEGVAASSFDLVRDGVLTGYQRDRRISALQGHGRSNGCAFADSPATMPIQRMANVSLAPAPGGPSTEELIGGVERGIYIVGDRSWSIDMQRYNFQFTGQRFYRIEGGRIAGQVRDVAYQATTTDFWNSMAVLGGPQTHVLGGTFICGKGQPGQVAAVSHGCPSAVFEGVRVLNTVQEAGT; this is translated from the coding sequence GTGCGTGACATCGACCACGAATTCCTCGCCCTGCCTCTGCGCCCGCTCGCCGACGCGGCGTTGCAGCGCGCCCGCGACCTCGGCGCCGACCACGCCGACTTCCGACTCGAACGCATCCGCGGCCAGGGGCTGATCCTGGCCGACGGCGCGGTGGAGACGGCCGCCGACTCCGACACCCTCGGATTCGCCGTGCGGGTGATCCACAACGGCACCTGGGGCTTCGCTTCGAGCACCCTGCTCACCCCCGACTCGGCCGCCGCGACCGCCGCGCGGGCCGTGGAGGTCGCCAAGGTCGCCTCGGCGATCAACACCGAGCGGATCGAGCTGGCGCCCGAGCCCGCCCACACCGACGTCACCTGGGTCTCCTCCTACGAGATCGACCCCTTCGAGGTTGCGACCCGGGACAAGACCGACCTGCTGGCCGACTGGAGCCGGCGCCTCCTGGCCGACGCCCGCGTCTCCCACGTCGACGCCAGGCTGCTCCAGGCCAAGGAGCAGAAGTTCTACGCCGACACCGCCGGGACGGTCACCACCCAGCAGCGCGTCCGCCTGGCGCCGGAAGTGGAGGTGGTCTCCACCCGCGACGGCCGGCTGGATTCCATGGAGACGATCTCGCCGCCGGCCGGCCGGGGCTACGAGTACCTGCCGACGGTGGCGGCCGAACTGGATGAGCTGCCGGAGCTGCTGGCGCAGAAGCTGGCCGCGCCCAGCGTCGATCCCGGCCGCTACGACCTGGTGATCGACCCCTCCAACCTCTGGCTGACCATCCATGAGTCCATCGGCCACGCGACCGAGCTCGACCGGGCCCTCGGCTACGAGGCCGCCTACGCCGGCACCTCCTTCGCCACCGTGGACGGGCTCGGGTCGCTGCGTTACGGCTCACCGATCATGAACGTCACCGGCGACCGCACCGTCGAGCACGGCCTGGCCAGCATCGGCTACGACGACGAAGGCGTGGCCGCGTCCTCCTTCGACCTGGTCCGCGACGGCGTGCTGACCGGCTACCAGCGCGACCGGCGCATCTCGGCGCTGCAGGGCCACGGCCGCTCCAACGGCTGCGCGTTCGCCGACTCGCCGGCGACCATGCCCATCCAGCGCATGGCCAACGTCTCCCTTGCGCCCGCCCCCGGGGGCCCTTCGACCGAGGAGCTGATCGGCGGGGTGGAGCGCGGCATCTACATCGTGGGCGACCGCAGCTGGTCGATCGACATGCAGCGGTACAACTTCCAGTTCACCGGGCAGCGGTTCTACCGGATCGAGGGCGGCCGGATCGCCGGGCAGGTGCGCGACGTCGCCTACCAGGCCACCACGACCGACTTCTGGAACTCGATGGCGGTCCTGGGCGGCCCGCAGACCCACGTGCTGGGCGGCACGTTCATATGCGGCAAGGGCCAGCCCGGTCAGGTGGCCGCCGTCAGCCACGGCTGCCCCAGCGCGGTGTTCGAGGGCGTGCGCGTCCTCAACACCGTCCAGGAGGCCGGTACGTGA
- the mobA gene encoding molybdenum cofactor guanylyltransferase, with protein MPVLEAFDAVILAGGAGRRLGGADKPALEVAGATLLERVAAAASGADSTVVVGPRRPSPAARYVSEDPPRSGPVPALRAGLAEVDAPWFALLAGDLPFLEPAHVTLLRSSAMGHCGALLVDAEGRPQWLIGVWHTATVRAALTDYAGHSVRGLLGPLDPNRIVPGEAGDMTAFDCDTPEALAEARAALEALHERRDG; from the coding sequence ATGCCCGTGCTGGAAGCCTTCGACGCGGTCATCCTGGCCGGAGGAGCGGGTCGGCGGCTGGGCGGGGCTGACAAGCCCGCACTCGAGGTCGCAGGCGCCACACTGCTGGAACGGGTGGCCGCCGCCGCGTCGGGCGCCGACTCGACCGTGGTCGTCGGGCCGCGGCGCCCCAGCCCGGCCGCCCGCTACGTGAGCGAGGACCCGCCGCGTTCCGGCCCGGTCCCGGCCCTGCGGGCCGGCCTGGCCGAGGTGGACGCGCCCTGGTTCGCGCTGCTGGCGGGGGACCTGCCGTTCCTGGAGCCCGCGCACGTCACCCTTCTGCGCTCCTCGGCGATGGGCCACTGCGGGGCGCTCCTGGTCGACGCCGAGGGGCGTCCCCAGTGGCTCATCGGGGTGTGGCACACCGCCACCGTGCGTGCCGCGCTGACCGACTACGCCGGCCACTCCGTGCGCGGCCTGCTCGGCCCGCTGGATCCCAACCGGATCGTCCCGGGGGAGGCCGGCGACATGACCGCGTTCGACTGCGACACCCCCGAGGCGCTGGCCGAGGCCCGCGCCGCCCTGGAGGCTCTGCACGAGCGGCGCGACGGCTGA
- a CDS encoding SAV_915 family protein, with product MRTDAAPTSRPPSRSRTHRHSQSRSRSRGAGARPALYVPVHASGGVEALRLARLDSGERVALAFTELTRLRAAMGPDQPWTRLAEPALRSMLRPLGVSGIRIDAWAVADRSPRRRPPHRGPRRTTAPTR from the coding sequence ATGCGGACCGACGCAGCCCCCACCTCCCGTCCCCCGTCCCGCAGCCGCACCCATCGCCACTCCCAGTCCCGTTCCCGCTCCCGCGGTGCGGGCGCGCGCCCGGCGCTCTACGTTCCGGTCCACGCCAGCGGCGGCGTCGAGGCGCTGCGCCTGGCGCGGCTGGACAGCGGCGAGCGGGTGGCCCTGGCCTTCACCGAACTCACCCGCCTGCGCGCCGCGATGGGACCGGATCAGCCGTGGACGCGGCTGGCCGAACCCGCGCTGCGGTCGATGCTCAGGCCGCTGGGGGTGTCGGGCATCCGCATCGACGCCTGGGCGGTGGCCGACCGCTCGCCGCGGCGGCGCCCACCGCACCGCGGCCCCCGCAGAACAACGGCGCCGACCCGTTAG
- a CDS encoding GNAT family N-acetyltransferase, translating into MLVRNARAEEMARVGDLRVRTYLAQELLEPDSPYVETLRGLGRGDRGEVLVAADGDDVLGTVTLRPHRDDSEVTRSCAEGEVRALAVAPESQGRGVGRLLLHAVRDRAAAAGMRHLVLSTQPAMVAAQRLYESEGFGRLPERDWTVHPGLTLMAYGLLLAPLRPSGGPVR; encoded by the coding sequence ATGCTGGTACGGAATGCGCGCGCCGAGGAGATGGCGCGGGTGGGAGATCTGCGGGTCCGGACCTATCTGGCACAGGAGCTGCTGGAACCCGACTCCCCATATGTCGAGACGCTGCGCGGACTGGGGCGAGGGGACCGCGGCGAGGTCCTGGTGGCGGCCGACGGCGACGACGTCCTCGGCACCGTCACCCTCCGGCCTCACCGGGACGACAGCGAGGTCACGCGGTCCTGCGCCGAAGGCGAGGTCCGCGCCCTCGCCGTCGCCCCGGAGTCCCAGGGGCGCGGTGTCGGCCGACTCCTGCTGCACGCCGTGCGCGACCGCGCGGCGGCGGCCGGGATGCGCCACCTCGTGCTGTCGACCCAGCCCGCCATGGTCGCCGCCCAGCGGCTGTACGAGTCCGAGGGGTTCGGGAGGCTGCCCGAGCGCGACTGGACGGTGCACCCGGGGCTCACCCTGATGGCCTACGGACTGCTCCTCGCCCCGTTGCGGCCGAGCGGGGGCCCGGTCCGGTAA
- a CDS encoding chitinase: protein MRTRLLSALAAVAVLPVGLWAAGTMDAPAAEITPAAGVSAEVAETVVANDSTADPEAMGAAPYLYYGWGDPPDAVRLMQETGVRWFTLAFILSDGGCAPAWDGTRPLDGADADRIAEIRAAGGDVIPSVGGWSGAKLGENCADAQSLAAAYQQVVDAYDLKAIDIDIEASEIENEQTQDRVLAAVKIIKADNPGLDVIMTLGTTTEGPNHWGERLISRAAETGAGVDTWTIMPFNFGGGDMAAATRSASEGLNAHIASAYGISGAQAYAMQGISSMNGTTDTGETVTPAAYSEMRDFARDSGMDRFTFWAVNRDRPCPGGGASASCGGIDQQEWEFTRITAGFPG from the coding sequence ATGAGAACCAGACTGCTCAGCGCACTGGCGGCCGTGGCCGTCCTGCCGGTCGGCCTGTGGGCCGCCGGCACGATGGACGCGCCGGCCGCCGAGATCACCCCCGCGGCCGGCGTGTCCGCGGAGGTCGCCGAGACCGTCGTCGCCAACGACTCCACCGCCGATCCCGAGGCGATGGGCGCGGCACCCTACCTCTACTACGGCTGGGGCGATCCCCCCGATGCCGTCCGGCTCATGCAGGAGACCGGCGTGCGCTGGTTCACCCTCGCCTTCATCCTGTCCGACGGCGGGTGCGCGCCGGCCTGGGACGGGACCCGCCCGCTGGACGGGGCCGACGCCGACCGCATCGCCGAGATCAGGGCCGCCGGCGGCGACGTCATCCCCTCCGTCGGCGGCTGGAGCGGCGCCAAACTCGGTGAGAACTGCGCCGACGCCCAGTCCCTCGCCGCCGCCTACCAGCAGGTCGTCGACGCCTACGACCTGAAGGCGATCGACATCGACATCGAGGCGAGCGAGATCGAGAACGAGCAGACCCAGGACCGCGTGCTCGCCGCGGTCAAGATCATCAAGGCCGACAACCCCGGCCTCGACGTGATCATGACCCTGGGCACCACCACCGAAGGACCCAACCACTGGGGCGAGCGGCTGATCTCGCGCGCGGCCGAGACCGGCGCCGGCGTCGACACCTGGACGATCATGCCCTTCAATTTCGGCGGCGGCGACATGGCCGCGGCGACCCGCAGCGCCTCGGAGGGCCTCAACGCCCACATCGCCTCGGCCTACGGGATCTCCGGAGCCCAGGCCTACGCCATGCAGGGCATCAGCTCCATGAACGGCACCACCGACACCGGTGAGACCGTCACACCGGCCGCCTACAGCGAAATGCGCGACTTCGCGCGAGACTCCGGCATGGACCGGTTCACGTTCTGGGCGGTCAACCGCGACCGGCCCTGCCCCGGCGGCGGCGCGAGTGCCTCCTGCGGCGGCATCGACCAGCAGGAATGGGAGTTCACCCGCATCACCGCCGGCTTCCCCGGCTGA
- a CDS encoding LCP family protein — MPEQRDEQRRERPNGTGRALLWTAGSTLVPGIAHLRTGRRWAGGLILFCYVALIAAAVVGAVLLNGDVIRGARIAVQGRWLLTAAALAFAVAVLWMTVIIHSYVITRPPNAGVLRRFAAGAVVTVLCLVVAAPAAAVMRTSYTAHDMFSSVFSGAADPAEPHDDTDPWAGRDRVDVLLIGGDSGDNRYGMRTDSMMVASIDVEHGDVVLIGLPRNLENAPFPEDSALAELYPEPQGFSDLLNEVYQTVAEDPEELAIDPTVQDPAADTLKQTIGHAIGIDIDYYALVDMQGFEDLVDAIGGIDVYIEDPIPYGQEDDVLETGRQHLDGNEALWYGRSRVNSDDYTRMGRQGCLVKYMAEQVDPTLVLTGFQDLAGATKRTLRTDIPQPKVPHFVDLADLAAEGGMKTLQLSPPQVDTAYPDWEKIRGLVDAAIREQEESRSSSGESTGKDGSGGNPEDEDMADLAGPSPSASAPGSPSPSAGDTEWQEYTGLPDPSPTTPGRQVGDEATSLDRLCP, encoded by the coding sequence ATGCCCGAGCAGCGGGACGAGCAGCGGCGCGAGCGCCCGAACGGAACGGGGCGGGCCCTGTTGTGGACGGCCGGATCCACCCTTGTTCCGGGCATCGCCCACCTGCGTACCGGACGCCGCTGGGCCGGAGGACTGATCCTCTTCTGCTACGTCGCCCTCATCGCCGCTGCGGTCGTCGGCGCGGTCCTGCTCAACGGCGACGTCATCCGGGGCGCGCGGATCGCCGTCCAGGGCCGCTGGCTGCTGACCGCCGCGGCCCTCGCCTTCGCCGTCGCGGTGCTGTGGATGACGGTGATCATCCACTCCTACGTGATCACCCGGCCCCCGAACGCGGGCGTGCTGCGCAGGTTCGCCGCCGGCGCGGTGGTCACCGTGCTGTGCCTGGTCGTCGCCGCCCCCGCGGCGGCGGTGATGCGCACCTCCTACACCGCCCACGACATGTTCTCCTCGGTGTTCAGCGGCGCCGCCGACCCCGCCGAGCCGCACGACGACACCGATCCCTGGGCCGGCCGCGACCGGGTGGACGTACTGCTGATCGGCGGAGACTCCGGGGACAACCGCTACGGCATGCGCACCGACTCCATGATGGTGGCCAGCATCGACGTCGAACACGGCGACGTGGTGCTGATCGGGCTGCCGCGCAACCTGGAGAACGCGCCCTTCCCCGAGGACAGCGCGCTGGCCGAGCTCTACCCCGAGCCCCAGGGCTTCAGCGATCTGCTCAACGAGGTCTACCAGACGGTCGCCGAGGACCCCGAGGAGCTCGCGATCGACCCGACCGTGCAGGACCCGGCGGCCGACACCCTCAAGCAGACCATCGGCCACGCCATCGGCATCGACATCGACTACTACGCGCTGGTCGACATGCAGGGGTTCGAGGACCTCGTCGACGCCATCGGCGGCATCGACGTCTACATCGAGGACCCCATCCCCTACGGCCAGGAGGACGATGTCCTGGAGACCGGCCGGCAGCACCTCGACGGCAACGAGGCGCTGTGGTACGGCCGCAGCCGCGTCAACAGCGACGACTACACCCGGATGGGCCGGCAGGGCTGCCTGGTCAAGTACATGGCCGAGCAGGTGGACCCCACCCTGGTCCTCACCGGTTTCCAGGACCTGGCCGGCGCGACCAAGCGCACCCTGCGCACCGACATCCCGCAGCCGAAGGTGCCGCACTTCGTCGACCTGGCCGACCTGGCCGCCGAGGGCGGCATGAAGACCCTCCAGTTGTCGCCGCCGCAGGTCGACACCGCCTATCCGGACTGGGAGAAGATCCGCGGACTGGTCGACGCCGCCATTCGGGAGCAGGAGGAGAGCCGGTCCTCGAGTGGCGAGAGCACCGGCAAGGACGGCAGCGGCGGGAACCCCGAGGACGAGGACATGGCCGACCTGGCCGGGCCGAGCCCGTCGGCGAGCGCCCCGGGCTCCCCTTCGCCCTCCGCCGGCGACACCGAGTGGCAGGAGTACACCGGCCTGCCCGACCCCTCGCCGACCACGCCGGGCCGTCAGGTCGGCGACGAGGCGACCTCACTCGACCGGCTCTGCCCGTAG